Part of the Caldisericia bacterium genome is shown below.
ATAACATATCTCATTGCCTGTGCATAAGTCATGCCCAGAGACCTCGCTGCCTCCATCTGTCCTTTCTCTATAGATTCGATTCCTGCCCTGAATATCTCAGCACAGTATGCACCAGAATTTATTGATAAAGCCACTATACCGGCTGTTATTGCATCAAGTTTTATACCGATTGCGGGAAGACCATAATAGGTTATCATTATCTGAAGCAAAAGCGGTGTACCCCTTATTACCTCCACATAGATACTTCCAATACCTTTTAAGAGGATATTCCTGCTTATCTTAAGGAGTGCAGCACCAAGTCCAATGAGAAGCCCAATTCCAACAGATACAAGACTTAAGATAATAGTAACCTTCGCTCCCTTAAGAAGGTAAGGGAGCGAAGAGAGAAAGAGATCGAACTTGAAATCCATGACTTAACCTCAACTATTGAGGTGGTTCAACGCCAAACCATTTTACATATAGTTCTCTATACTTTCCACTCTCTTTTATTTTTTTAAGAGCTTTGTTTATCTCTTCAATAAGATCATTATCACCAAGCCTTGCAGGTATACCATAGTGTTCAACAGTTAGGAGCTTCCCGACAAGCTTAATGTCTGGTCTTGTGCTTGCATAGTAAGCAGACACTGGAAGATCATTTATAACAGCATCAATTCTGCCTATTTCAAGGTCCTGGA
Proteins encoded:
- a CDS encoding amino acid ABC transporter permease; the protein is MDFKFDLFLSSLPYLLKGAKVTIILSLVSVGIGLLIGLGAALLKISRNILLKGIGSIYVEVIRGTPLLLQIMITYYGLPAIGIKLDAITAGIVALSINSGAYCAEIFRAGIESIEKGQMEAARSLGMTYAQAMRYVILPQAIKRVVPPLTNEFVAMLKDSSLVSTIAVAELLRRGRQLMGTLANVWSPLIGVGLIYLVMTIPLTQLAQRMERRLRRSEAH